The Dehalogenimonas sp. 4OHTPN genome window below encodes:
- a CDS encoding glycine--tRNA ligase: MDKIINLSRRRGFVFQSSEIYGAPGGAWDYGPLGVLLKNNVKQAWWQSMVQERDDVVGVDASILMNPRVWEASGHVTGFSDPMQDCLACKMRWRPGDFEGAVCPSCGGKLTEPRQFNLMFKTFMGPVEDSAAVTYLRPETAQGIFVNFENVLNTTRKKLPFGIAQVGKSFRNEITTGNFIFRSREFEQMELEYFVKPGTDEEWHAHWLRARLEWYTSLGMKKENLQLRAHCKDELAHYAKACSDIQYLFPMGWSELEGIANRQDFDLKQHSQYSGKNLEYFDEETKEHFTPYVIEPSAGVDRSVLAFLLDAYTEEPDKDETRTVLKLHPRLAPYKAAVLPLSKKEPLANLSKEIYASLRKAWMVTYDEAQSIGRRYRRQDEIGTPYCITVDFDSLNDKMVTVRERDSMKQDRIPIEEIKAYLFPRLKGEVK, translated from the coding sequence GTCAAGCAGGCCTGGTGGCAGTCCATGGTCCAGGAGCGGGATGACGTGGTGGGCGTCGACGCCTCGATACTGATGAATCCAAGGGTCTGGGAAGCCTCCGGCCACGTCACGGGCTTTTCCGACCCGATGCAGGACTGCCTGGCCTGCAAGATGCGCTGGCGCCCCGGCGACTTCGAGGGCGCAGTGTGCCCGTCCTGCGGCGGCAAGCTGACCGAGCCGCGGCAGTTCAATTTGATGTTCAAGACCTTCATGGGGCCGGTGGAGGACTCCGCCGCCGTCACCTACCTGCGGCCGGAGACGGCCCAGGGCATCTTCGTCAATTTCGAGAACGTGTTGAATACTACCCGCAAAAAGCTGCCCTTCGGCATCGCCCAGGTCGGCAAGAGCTTCCGAAACGAGATCACCACCGGCAACTTCATCTTCAGGAGCCGCGAGTTCGAGCAGATGGAGCTGGAGTACTTTGTGAAGCCCGGCACCGATGAGGAATGGCACGCGCACTGGTTAAGAGCGCGGCTGGAGTGGTACACAAGCCTGGGTATGAAGAAGGAAAACCTGCAGCTGCGCGCCCACTGCAAAGACGAGCTGGCGCACTACGCCAAAGCATGCTCCGACATCCAGTATCTTTTCCCGATGGGCTGGAGCGAGCTTGAGGGCATAGCCAACCGGCAGGACTTCGACCTGAAGCAGCACTCCCAGTATTCCGGCAAGAACCTCGAGTATTTCGACGAGGAGACCAAGGAACACTTCACGCCTTACGTCATCGAGCCGTCCGCCGGAGTCGACCGTTCGGTGCTGGCCTTCCTGCTGGACGCCTATACCGAGGAGCCGGACAAGGACGAGACGCGCACCGTGCTGAAGCTGCACCCGAGGCTGGCGCCCTACAAGGCGGCGGTGCTGCCGCTGTCCAAGAAGGAGCCGCTGGCCAACCTGTCAAAGGAGATTTACGCCTCCCTGCGCAAGGCCTGGATGGTGACCTACGACGAAGCCCAGAGCATTGGGCGGCGCTACCGGCGGCAGGACGAGATAGGCACGCCGTACTGCATCACCGTGGACTTCGACTCCCTGAACGACAAGATGGTCACGGTGCGCGAGCGCGACTCGATGAAACAAGATAGGATTCCGATCGAGGAGATCAAGGCGTACCTGTTCCCAAGGCTGAAGGGGGAAGTAAAATAA
- the crcB gene encoding fluoride efflux transporter CrcB — protein sequence MGGFIGSASRYLISGAVQKYASNSWFPYGTMTVNILGCLIIGLLAGLAESRGIFTSESRAFVFIGVLGGFTTFSSFTYDTTSLIHNGQYIGAAVNVLTQVVIGLAATFIGYYVTARL from the coding sequence TTGGGCGGATTTATCGGTTCCGCGTCCCGGTACTTGATAAGCGGGGCGGTTCAGAAATACGCTTCCAATAGCTGGTTCCCGTATGGGACTATGACGGTTAACATCCTGGGTTGCCTGATTATCGGCCTCCTGGCCGGGCTGGCTGAAAGCCGCGGCATTTTCACTTCGGAGTCAAGGGCGTTTGTATTCATCGGGGTGCTCGGCGGCTTTACCACATTTTCCAGCTTTACCTACGATACCACCTCTCTGATTCACAACGGGCAATACATCGGTGCTGCCGTAAACGTTTTAACCCAGGTAGTTATTGGATTAGCCGCGACTTTTATCGGATATTACGTAACGGCGCGATTGTAG
- a CDS encoding DUF190 domain-containing protein, whose translation MNLPNEGQLLRIFIGETDKHDGMPLYEWIVREARKAGIAGATVFRGIAGFGAGSRIHTTNILRLSLDLPIVVEIVDTPEKIESFIGFLDPVVTEGLMTVEKASVKFYRAGNKKR comes from the coding sequence ATGAATTTACCGAACGAGGGACAACTGCTTCGCATCTTTATCGGCGAAACCGACAAACACGATGGGATGCCTTTATATGAATGGATAGTGCGGGAGGCGCGGAAGGCCGGGATTGCCGGGGCGACGGTTTTTCGGGGAATTGCGGGCTTCGGGGCCGGGTCAAGGATCCACACCACTAACATCCTTAGACTTTCACTCGACCTGCCAATTGTGGTCGAAATTGTGGATACGCCTGAAAAAATTGAGTCATTCATCGGTTTTCTCGATCCGGTTGTCACCGAAGGCCTGATGACGGTGGAAAAAGCCAGCGTCAAATTTTACCGCGCCGGAAACAAGAAAAGGTAA
- a CDS encoding exonuclease SbcCD subunit D, with protein MRIIHFADLHLGVEVYGRPDAATGLDTRLLDFLAAFDKLTDYAVAEKVDLVLFCGDAFKSRDPSQTQQREFARRIRRLADAGIPVFLLTGNHDLPATSGRATSTEIYDTLRIPNVTVAAQAKVYKIETASGSLQVAALPWPRKGSVESKAQAEGQSLSPDELKAKIEAGLTAKIRQMADSLDPIVPSILAAHIWVDGAATASERKYILGTEPTVMLSNIALPTFDYVALGHLHKRQELARNPPVIYSGSLERLDFGEERDDKGFYVIEFTKDSGRKHTDYHFHKLNGRRFLTLEKTLYEGELDPTSSVLKMLTDRSDDIAGAVVQLKLKMPEPVAPLLREAEIKNALKDAYYFAIAREVERQARNRLRAEHDESLTPLQALDRYLAMKGVSEARKKELMSKAAELMAEVEL; from the coding sequence ATGAGAATCATCCATTTCGCTGACCTGCACCTGGGGGTCGAGGTCTACGGCAGGCCCGACGCAGCGACGGGGCTTGATACCCGCCTGCTGGACTTCCTGGCGGCGTTTGACAAGCTGACGGACTACGCCGTTGCCGAGAAAGTGGACCTGGTGCTCTTCTGCGGCGACGCCTTCAAGAGCCGCGACCCGTCACAGACCCAGCAGCGGGAGTTTGCCCGCCGCATCAGAAGGCTTGCGGACGCCGGAATCCCGGTCTTCCTGCTCACCGGCAACCACGACCTGCCGGCCACCTCAGGACGCGCCACCTCAACAGAGATCTACGACACGCTGCGCATACCCAACGTCACCGTGGCGGCGCAGGCAAAGGTATACAAAATCGAGACGGCCTCCGGGTCGCTGCAGGTGGCGGCGCTGCCGTGGCCGCGCAAGGGTTCAGTCGAAAGCAAGGCGCAGGCCGAGGGCCAGAGCCTGTCACCTGATGAGTTGAAGGCCAAGATCGAGGCCGGTTTGACGGCTAAGATACGGCAGATGGCGGATAGCCTCGATCCGATTGTTCCCTCGATACTGGCTGCCCACATCTGGGTTGACGGCGCGGCGACGGCGTCGGAGCGGAAGTATATCCTCGGCACAGAGCCTACCGTTATGTTAAGCAATATCGCTCTGCCCACCTTCGATTACGTGGCTTTGGGACACCTGCACAAGCGCCAGGAGCTTGCCCGGAACCCGCCGGTGATTTACAGCGGCAGCCTGGAGCGGCTGGATTTCGGCGAAGAGAGGGACGACAAGGGGTTCTACGTCATCGAGTTTACAAAGGACAGCGGGCGTAAGCACACCGACTACCATTTCCACAAACTCAACGGGCGGCGGTTCCTGACGCTGGAAAAGACCCTCTACGAGGGAGAACTTGATCCGACTTCATCGGTCTTGAAAATGTTAACCGACCGCAGCGACGATATTGCCGGGGCTGTTGTACAATTGAAGTTGAAGATGCCGGAGCCGGTCGCTCCCCTGCTGAGGGAGGCCGAGATCAAGAACGCTCTCAAGGACGCGTATTACTTCGCCATAGCCCGCGAGGTTGAGCGGCAGGCGCGCAACCGGCTGAGGGCGGAGCATGATGAATCCTTGACGCCGTTGCAGGCGCTGGATAGGTACCTGGCGATGAAAGGCGTATCTGAGGCGAGAAAGAAGGAATTGATGAGTAAAGCGGCGGAGTTGATGGCGGAGGTAGAGTTATAA
- a CDS encoding pseudouridine synthase produces the protein MLKTLRDAGLGSRRDLAEAIKAGRVKVNDTVAESYSLPLKDSDRIVFDGREVPIARLHKIYLALNKPAGVITTTDDEQGRQTVLDLLPEEYKKYQLFPVGRLDEDTTGLVLLTNDGALAYRLTHPRFEVEKEYLVAIDKALSADQIEQIEAGIELDDGLSAPARVKPVIHPPYNYRIIIREGKKRIVRRLFAAVGQQVRELKRIRIGRLKLDNLKEGSVKRLTGAVAHKI, from the coding sequence TTGCTCAAGACGCTGCGGGACGCGGGGCTGGGATCCCGGCGGGACCTGGCTGAGGCGATCAAAGCCGGGCGGGTCAAGGTTAATGATACAGTCGCCGAGAGCTACAGCCTGCCGCTCAAGGACAGCGACAGAATAGTCTTCGACGGCCGGGAAGTCCCCATTGCCAGACTGCATAAGATCTACCTGGCGCTCAATAAGCCCGCCGGCGTCATCACCACCACCGATGACGAGCAAGGCCGGCAGACGGTGCTCGATTTATTGCCTGAAGAGTATAAAAAATACCAGTTGTTTCCCGTCGGGCGGCTGGACGAAGATACCACCGGGCTGGTGCTTTTGACCAACGACGGCGCGCTGGCCTACCGGCTGACCCACCCGCGTTTTGAGGTGGAAAAGGAATACCTGGTGGCTATCGACAAAGCGCTTTCCGCCGACCAAATCGAGCAGATCGAAGCCGGCATCGAACTCGATGACGGCCTGAGCGCGCCGGCCAGGGTCAAGCCGGTCATCCACCCGCCCTACAACTACCGCATCATCATCCGCGAAGGCAAGAAGCGCATCGTGCGGCGGCTGTTCGCCGCGGTAGGGCAGCAGGTCAGGGAACTGAAGCGCATCCGCATCGGGCGGCTGAAGCTGGATAATCTGAAAGAGGGTTCGGTCAAGCGGCTGACGGGCGCGGTCGCCCACAAAATTTAG
- a CDS encoding phosphoribosyltransferase family protein encodes MVYRQANRDPIFENRFDAGKQLAEKLSAYKNEATIVLAIPNGGLPIGLQVALALGAELDVVISRKIPIPLRPEGGFGAVADDGTTILNHDLVRDLKLTPSQINYQVAGVRNEIQKRSIFYRGTRPLSVVTGKTVIIVDDGLASGYTMMAAVESVRRRRPARIIVAVPVASEMAVRKVEKVADRIVTVETALAPKFYVSYYYRYWNTVSDDEGLKCLKEWEMRRFKNKG; translated from the coding sequence ATGGTCTACAGACAAGCCAATCGCGACCCAATCTTCGAAAACCGCTTCGACGCCGGCAAACAGCTGGCCGAAAAGCTCTCTGCCTATAAAAACGAAGCGACGATCGTTTTGGCTATTCCCAACGGCGGCCTGCCGATAGGCCTGCAGGTAGCCCTTGCCCTGGGCGCTGAGCTGGACGTCGTTATCTCCCGGAAAATTCCCATCCCGCTGCGGCCGGAAGGCGGCTTCGGCGCCGTGGCTGATGACGGGACGACTATTTTGAACCATGATCTGGTCCGTGACCTGAAATTGACCCCGTCGCAAATCAATTACCAGGTGGCCGGCGTCCGCAATGAAATTCAGAAGCGCAGCATCTTCTACCGGGGAACTCGGCCCCTGTCGGTCGTCACCGGCAAGACGGTCATCATCGTTGATGACGGCCTGGCTTCCGGCTACACCATGATGGCCGCGGTGGAGTCCGTCCGCCGCCGCCGCCCGGCGCGGATTATCGTCGCCGTACCGGTGGCATCGGAAATGGCGGTGCGCAAAGTTGAGAAAGTGGCTGACCGGATTGTGACGGTGGAAACGGCGCTGGCGCCCAAGTTCTATGTTTCCTACTACTACCGCTACTGGAACACCGTCTCCGACGACGAAGGCCTGAAGTGCCTCAAGGAATGGGAAATGAGGCGGTTCAAGAACAAGGGGTAG
- the ade gene encoding adenine deaminase, translating to MKDSLHRTINVARGLEPADLLFINARVVNVFDGEIEKTAVAVCDGVVAGVGDYSEAKEVIDLGGKYLLPGLIDGHTHIESSMLDIGQYARAVAARGTTGVVTDLHELTNVVGLDGIKYILKAAKKLPLDMYVMAPSCVPATHLETSGSAVDAREIVRLLKQGGVIGLGEMMNFPGVIFADALVLDKLKASEGKIIDGHAPGLSGRDLNAYISAGIGSDHESTRLAEAREKLARGLHIMIREGSTEKNLAELLPLVTDKTYKRCMFVVDDRSCSDLRRDGDLDAVVRKAIALGLDPVRAVQLATINPAEYFGLRQAGAIAPGYAANLLVVDNLKSFNIKQVFFRGKLIARNGEALFKPRVRAPSRLRRSMNVAPFAAAGLAMDLSPETVPVVGVIPGQIVTRYLRETVKSVPDFERDILKLVVVERHHATGNIGKGLVSGFGLSRGALASSVAHDSHNIVCVGTTDDDICAAVQAVVTMGGGLAVAEGGRVFESLPLPFAGLMSSEPLDKVIQGFEAVEAAARDIGARLTAPFAALSFLALPVIPELKITDKGMVDVAAFKLI from the coding sequence TTGAAAGACAGCTTGCATCGGACGATTAACGTTGCCCGCGGCCTGGAGCCAGCGGACCTCCTGTTCATAAACGCCAGAGTGGTCAACGTTTTCGATGGTGAGATAGAGAAAACCGCCGTCGCCGTTTGCGATGGGGTCGTTGCCGGAGTGGGCGATTATTCCGAGGCAAAAGAGGTCATCGACCTCGGCGGCAAATACCTGCTGCCCGGCCTCATCGACGGCCACACTCACATTGAGTCCTCGATGCTCGATATCGGCCAGTACGCCCGGGCCGTTGCAGCCCGCGGCACCACCGGCGTCGTTACCGACCTGCATGAACTGACTAATGTTGTCGGCCTGGACGGCATCAAATACATCCTCAAGGCCGCCAAAAAGCTGCCGCTGGATATGTACGTTATGGCGCCGTCCTGCGTCCCAGCCACCCACCTGGAGACGTCGGGCTCAGCCGTTGACGCCAGGGAGATCGTCCGTCTGCTCAAGCAGGGCGGTGTTATCGGACTGGGCGAGATGATGAACTTCCCCGGCGTTATCTTCGCCGACGCGTTAGTACTTGATAAGCTCAAAGCATCGGAAGGTAAGATCATCGACGGTCATGCCCCGGGGCTTTCCGGCCGTGACCTGAACGCTTACATCTCGGCGGGCATCGGCTCGGACCACGAATCCACGCGTTTGGCGGAAGCCCGTGAGAAACTAGCCCGCGGTCTGCACATCATGATCCGCGAGGGCTCGACGGAGAAAAACCTGGCCGAGCTGCTGCCGCTGGTGACTGACAAGACTTACAAGCGCTGCATGTTCGTAGTTGACGACCGGAGTTGTTCGGATCTGCGCCGGGACGGTGATCTGGATGCCGTCGTCCGCAAAGCCATCGCCCTGGGACTGGACCCAGTGCGGGCCGTTCAACTGGCGACGATCAACCCGGCGGAGTATTTCGGCCTGCGGCAGGCCGGCGCCATTGCTCCCGGCTACGCCGCCAATCTTCTTGTCGTCGATAACCTGAAATCATTTAACATAAAGCAAGTATTTTTCCGCGGCAAGCTGATTGCCCGTAACGGCGAAGCTTTGTTTAAGCCTCGTGTCCGCGCCCCGTCGCGCCTGCGCCGGAGCATGAACGTCGCCCCTTTCGCGGCGGCCGGCCTCGCCATGGACCTGTCGCCGGAGACGGTGCCGGTTGTCGGGGTCATACCGGGCCAGATTGTCACCCGCTACCTTCGGGAAACGGTTAAATCGGTGCCGGACTTCGAGCGGGACATCCTCAAACTCGTCGTCGTCGAGCGGCATCACGCCACTGGCAATATCGGCAAAGGTTTGGTCAGCGGTTTCGGCCTGTCGCGGGGCGCGCTGGCATCTTCGGTGGCCCATGACTCCCACAACATCGTCTGCGTCGGCACCACCGACGATGATATCTGCGCCGCCGTCCAGGCGGTCGTTACTATGGGCGGCGGGCTGGCCGTGGCCGAAGGAGGCAGAGTGTTCGAGTCCTTGCCGCTGCCCTTTGCCGGTCTGATGTCCTCGGAACCTTTGGATAAAGTCATCCAAGGCTTCGAAGCGGTGGAGGCCGCCGCCAGGGACATCGGCGCCAGGCTGACCGCCCCCTTTGCCGCACTGTCTTTCTTAGCATTGCCGGTCATCCCGGAACTCAAGATCACCGATAAAGGCATGGTAGACGTCGCTGCCTTCAAGCTGATTTGA
- the hpt gene encoding hypoxanthine phosphoribosyltransferase: MTGSFDLRLLYSREDIAAMVRALAARISADYAGKELLVIGVLKGAVVFLADLIRELTIPAEVDFIGLSSYGDGVTTCGEVEVTAFPAASIESRHILVVEDIIDTGLCLDALLKFLAARRPASVRVCALMDKPARRQVKVEVAYSGFTLPDKFVVGYGLDFAQRYRQLPQIYTLEEAPVERQLASDD, translated from the coding sequence GTGACCGGCAGCTTTGACCTCAGGCTTTTGTATTCCCGTGAAGATATCGCCGCCATGGTACGCGCGCTGGCGGCGCGCATTTCCGCTGATTACGCCGGAAAAGAGCTGCTGGTCATCGGCGTGCTCAAAGGCGCGGTCGTTTTCCTTGCCGATCTTATCAGGGAATTGACCATTCCGGCGGAGGTTGACTTCATCGGCCTGTCGTCCTACGGAGATGGGGTAACCACCTGCGGCGAAGTCGAGGTGACAGCTTTTCCGGCAGCGTCTATAGAGAGCCGCCACATCCTGGTCGTTGAAGATATAATCGATACCGGCCTGTGTCTTGATGCCCTGTTGAAGTTCCTCGCCGCCCGCCGCCCGGCTTCGGTCAGGGTATGCGCCCTGATGGATAAGCCTGCCCGACGCCAGGTCAAAGTTGAAGTCGCCTACTCAGGATTCACTCTTCCAGACAAATTCGTGGTGGGCTACGGACTTGACTTCGCCCAGCGCTACCGCCAACTGCCGCAGATCTACACTTTGGAGGAGGCGCCCGTTGAAAGACAGCTTGCATCGGACGATTAA
- a CDS encoding ABC transporter ATP-binding protein has translation MVIKVENLVKVYGPIRAVDGISFEVQRGEVFGMLGPNGAGKTTTVEIIEGLRKADSGTVTVLGMDSEHASMAIKQRIGAQLQTPSLMPSLTVEELLDVFAGFYDRSLPIDELLGMLSLTESRKVVVKNLSGGQLQRLSVAMALVNDPEIAFLDEPTTGLDPQVRRGMWQVIEDMRAKGKTIFLTTHYMEEAERLCDRIAIIDHGKIIALDTPRGLINANFHDKAVQFELDPRPETEELLAFPGATSVASDLNEIVIYSDDIPATMSATLKYAEGRGITSSLKDLRVREASLEDVFLKLTGRKIRE, from the coding sequence GTGGTTATCAAAGTTGAAAACCTAGTCAAGGTTTACGGTCCGATTCGGGCCGTTGACGGCATCAGTTTCGAGGTCCAGCGCGGTGAAGTTTTCGGCATGCTCGGCCCGAACGGCGCCGGCAAGACAACCACCGTGGAAATTATCGAAGGTCTTCGTAAGGCTGATTCCGGCACGGTGACCGTACTGGGCATGGACTCGGAGCACGCTTCGATGGCTATCAAACAGAGAATAGGGGCGCAGCTTCAAACGCCGTCACTGATGCCTTCACTCACAGTTGAGGAACTGCTCGATGTCTTTGCCGGGTTCTACGACCGTTCGCTGCCGATAGATGAGCTACTGGGGATGCTGTCATTGACAGAGAGTCGGAAAGTGGTGGTCAAAAACCTTTCCGGCGGCCAACTGCAGCGCCTTTCGGTGGCGATGGCGCTGGTCAACGATCCGGAGATTGCCTTTCTAGATGAACCGACAACGGGCCTCGACCCGCAGGTGAGGCGCGGCATGTGGCAGGTTATCGAAGACATGAGAGCCAAGGGCAAAACGATCTTTTTAACGACCCATTACATGGAAGAGGCGGAGAGACTGTGCGACCGCATCGCCATCATAGATCATGGCAAAATCATCGCCCTGGATACGCCGCGAGGTTTAATCAATGCCAACTTCCACGATAAAGCGGTTCAATTTGAACTCGACCCCAGACCCGAGACGGAAGAATTGCTGGCTTTCCCGGGAGCCACCAGCGTGGCTTCAGACCTGAATGAAATCGTCATTTATTCCGACGATATCCCGGCCACCATGTCCGCGACCCTCAAGTACGCCGAAGGCCGGGGCATCACCTCTTCACTCAAAGACCTACGTGTGCGAGAGGCTTCCCTGGAGGACGTATTCCTGAAACTCACCGGGAGGAAAATCAGAGAATGA
- a CDS encoding ABC transporter permease, whose translation MTAFNKLLVANFKQFMRDKTAVFFTFAFPLIFIFLFGMVFGGDNMVNYNIGVVRQDDSTTAVHISEALHNVPIFTITEGDLDTTLDSLKSGDLAAVVVIPAGLDDAIGSGTAAAVTLYHDPSQTTTSQVIIPVLRQLVDEFNRQITQAPVVLTLAEESILAANLSFIDFFVPGILALSIMQSGLFGVLPLVEWREKKVLKRLGVTPLTRGVVVASQLIFRLGIAVIQAAIIIGVAYAVFGVPVLGNWFLLVGLVMLGTLLFIALGYVVGARVKTVEGATPIVNLISFPMMFLSGIFWPVEMMPDFIRPVITAMPLTYLGDAFRQVMVNSPPLYSMGIDIAVMVAWLAACMFLTVRFFKWE comes from the coding sequence ATGACCGCTTTCAACAAACTCCTGGTAGCCAACTTCAAACAATTCATGCGGGATAAAACCGCGGTCTTCTTCACCTTCGCTTTCCCGCTGATTTTCATCTTCCTTTTCGGTATGGTTTTCGGCGGCGATAACATGGTCAACTACAACATCGGGGTGGTGCGGCAAGATGACTCGACCACCGCCGTTCACATCAGCGAAGCCTTGCACAACGTGCCTATTTTCACCATCACTGAAGGCGATTTGGACACAACTCTGGATTCTTTGAAGAGCGGCGACCTGGCCGCGGTGGTGGTCATTCCAGCCGGTCTGGATGACGCCATCGGTTCCGGTACCGCCGCGGCGGTCACTCTTTATCACGACCCGTCCCAGACAACGACCAGTCAAGTCATCATTCCTGTGCTGCGGCAGTTGGTAGACGAATTCAACCGCCAGATCACCCAGGCGCCGGTGGTATTAACCCTGGCTGAAGAGTCCATCCTGGCTGCCAACCTCAGTTTCATAGATTTCTTCGTCCCGGGCATCTTGGCGCTGTCCATCATGCAGAGCGGCTTGTTCGGCGTGCTGCCTCTGGTCGAATGGCGCGAAAAGAAGGTGCTGAAACGCCTCGGCGTGACGCCCCTGACCCGCGGCGTCGTCGTTGCCAGCCAGCTCATCTTCCGCCTGGGGATTGCCGTCATCCAGGCGGCGATAATCATCGGCGTTGCCTATGCTGTCTTCGGCGTGCCGGTCCTGGGCAACTGGTTTTTACTCGTCGGGCTGGTCATGCTTGGAACTTTGCTGTTCATCGCTCTGGGTTACGTAGTCGGAGCCAGAGTCAAAACCGTCGAAGGCGCCACGCCTATCGTCAACCTGATTTCATTTCCTATGATGTTCCTGTCCGGCATCTTCTGGCCGGTGGAAATGATGCCTGATTTTATCCGGCCGGTAATCACTGCCATGCCGCTGACTTACCTCGGCGACGCTTTCAGGCAGGTGATGGTAAATTCGCCGCCGCTGTATTCCATGGGCATAGACATCGCCGTCATGGTCGCCTGGCTGGCAGCATGCATGTTCCTGACGGTCCGCTTCTTCAAATGGGAATAG
- the queA gene encoding tRNA preQ1(34) S-adenosylmethionine ribosyltransferase-isomerase QueA: protein MRTSDFNYHLPLEYIAQTPAEPRDSSRLLVLDRLSRAIEHRRFSDILDYLRPGDAMVFNDSRVIPARLFGCKKDTGARVEALLLLRRAPGEWQALIKPARRLGIGSVVELYDKSGTAAGVTLELLHKDADGTATLRISDEARLDELGILALPPYIHHQLTETEVERYQTVYSRVAGSVAAPTAGLHFTPSLLAAIEAKGVKLLFVTLHIGLDTFRPVKEEDPSKHPIHREYAVLPLETAAAINEVKASGGRIFGVGTSAVRTLEWAAGQNGLPLKPFAGWVELFILPGFEFRVIDCLVTNFHLPRGTPLMLAAAFTGWDRLRAAYDTAVARKYRFYSFGDGMLIV from the coding sequence TTGAGAACCTCTGATTTCAATTATCATCTGCCGCTTGAATATATCGCCCAGACCCCGGCTGAGCCCCGGGACAGTTCACGGCTGCTGGTCCTCGACCGCCTTTCCCGGGCTATCGAGCACCGCCGCTTCTCCGACATCCTCGATTACCTGCGGCCGGGCGACGCCATGGTTTTCAACGATTCCCGGGTGATCCCCGCCCGACTGTTCGGCTGTAAAAAGGATACCGGCGCCCGCGTCGAGGCGCTGCTCCTCCTGCGCCGCGCCCCCGGAGAGTGGCAGGCGCTCATCAAACCGGCCAGACGCCTCGGTATCGGTAGCGTGGTGGAGCTTTACGATAAATCGGGTACTGCCGCTGGAGTCACCCTGGAACTGCTGCATAAAGACGCTGACGGCACCGCGACCCTCCGGATTTCCGATGAAGCCCGCCTGGACGAACTCGGCATCCTGGCGCTGCCGCCCTACATTCACCACCAGCTCACCGAAACCGAAGTGGAGCGTTACCAAACGGTCTATTCCAGGGTCGCCGGTTCAGTCGCCGCGCCGACAGCCGGGCTGCATTTCACGCCGTCACTTCTGGCGGCTATCGAGGCCAAAGGAGTGAAGCTTCTTTTCGTGACCCTGCACATCGGTTTGGATACTTTCCGTCCTGTCAAGGAAGAAGACCCGTCGAAGCACCCCATCCATCGGGAGTACGCCGTATTGCCGTTGGAAACGGCCGCTGCCATTAACGAGGTGAAAGCTTCAGGCGGGCGGATTTTCGGTGTCGGCACCTCTGCGGTGCGGACTTTGGAGTGGGCGGCCGGACAAAATGGGTTGCCGCTGAAACCTTTCGCGGGTTGGGTGGAACTTTTCATCCTGCCCGGTTTCGAGTTCCGGGTTATCGACTGTCTGGTGACCAATTTCCACCTGCCCCGAGGCACACCGCTAATGCTGGCCGCGGCATTCACCGGTTGGGACAGGTTGAGAGCAGCCTACGACACCGCTGTCGCCCGGAAGTACCGGTTTTACAGCTTCGGCGACGGCATGCTGATTGTTTAG
- the surE gene encoding 5'/3'-nucleotidase SurE produces the protein MKILISNDDGIHSAGLWTLASHLNTIGRVTIVAPDREQSATGTSLTLRHPLRVGKVTSHVGGIECWATEGLPGDAVILGLERVMEKPVGLVVSGINNGPNVGDDVLISGTVGAALQAYLRNIPAVAVSTFNIESNNHETPARLAAIIAADIASGRLSGDIFLNVNAPDIPLDRIKGVRLCHLAHKTHIDTVKEGHDGRREFYWLVRRKLDSEAAAGTDIKAIEEDCVSVTELHADLFRKPPIPGLEVLCDEWFGRLTSSSISR, from the coding sequence GTGAAAATACTCATCTCTAATGACGACGGCATCCATTCCGCCGGACTGTGGACCCTGGCCAGCCATCTCAACACCATAGGCCGGGTTACCATTGTCGCGCCGGACCGGGAGCAGAGCGCCACCGGCACCTCTCTGACCCTGCGCCACCCGCTGCGCGTCGGCAAAGTGACCTCGCATGTCGGCGGCATCGAGTGCTGGGCCACCGAGGGACTCCCCGGCGACGCGGTGATCCTGGGACTGGAACGGGTAATGGAGAAGCCCGTCGGTCTGGTGGTTTCCGGCATCAATAACGGCCCAAATGTCGGCGATGACGTCCTGATATCAGGCACTGTCGGCGCGGCGCTGCAGGCGTATCTGAGAAACATCCCTGCCGTCGCCGTGTCCACCTTCAACATCGAGTCGAACAACCATGAAACCCCGGCCCGTCTGGCGGCCATCATCGCCGCCGACATCGCTTCCGGCCGCCTTTCCGGCGATATCTTCCTGAACGTCAATGCACCAGACATACCGCTTGACCGGATCAAAGGCGTCAGGCTCTGTCACCTGGCCCACAAGACCCACATCGACACCGTCAAGGAAGGTCACGACGGCCGCCGCGAGTTCTACTGGCTGGTGCGCCGCAAACTGGATTCCGAAGCCGCCGCCGGCACCGATATCAAAGCTATCGAAGAAGACTGCGTCTCAGTCACCGAACTCCACGCCGACCTGTTCAGGAAACCGCCGATTCCCGGCCTAGAAGTTCTTTGTGACGAATGGTTCGGCAGGCTTACCAGCAGCTCCATTTCCAGATAG